In one Zobellia galactanivorans genomic region, the following are encoded:
- the ccoN gene encoding cytochrome-c oxidase, cbb3-type subunit I, whose protein sequence is MEVQQFYYDNKIVKNFLYATMFWGIVGMSVGLLLAFMFMFPNLTDGISWLSFGRLRPLHTNAVIFAFVGNAIFAGVYYSTQRLLKARMYSDFLSKFNFWGWQAIIVSAAITLPLGYTSTKEYAELEWPIDIAITLVWVAFGANLIGTMLKRRQRHLYVAIWFYLATFVTVAVLHIFNNLELPVSALKSYSVYAGVQDALVQWWYGHNAVAFFLTTPFLGLMYYYVPKAANRPVYSYRLSIVHFWSLIFIYIWAGPHHLLYSALPDWAQNLGVAFSIMLLAPSWGGMINGLLTLRGAWDKVRTDPVLKFMVVAITGYGMATFEGPMLSLKNVNAIAHFSDWIIAHVHVGALAWNGFLTFGMIYWLVPKMTKNKLFSTSLANFHFWIGTLGIILYTLPMYVAGFTQALMWKDFNPDGTLVYGNFLETVHEIMPMYWMRAIGGTLYITGACVMIYNVVRTIRSGSTIEDELAEAAALTRVSKHRTAGETFHTWLERKPIQLTILATVAILIGGIIQIVPTLLVKSNIPTITSVKPYTPLELEGRDLYIREGCVSCHSQMVRPFRSEVERYGEYAKAGEFVYDHPFLWGSKRTGPDLLRVGGKYSDNWHLNHMYDPQSTSSGSIMPSYSWLVRNKHDRSDIQKKMKAMVTLGVPYTEEEIENADALMDAQAEKIEKNLYTDPDFAKNYEADKANAAENGEEFIEMRDREIVALIAYLQRLGTDIKVKETGEILSDNKN, encoded by the coding sequence ATGGAAGTACAGCAGTTTTATTACGATAACAAAATCGTGAAAAATTTCCTCTATGCAACCATGTTCTGGGGTATTGTGGGTATGTCCGTAGGCTTATTGCTAGCCTTCATGTTCATGTTTCCCAACTTGACCGACGGAATATCATGGTTAAGTTTTGGCCGTTTGCGCCCATTACACACCAATGCGGTGATTTTCGCATTTGTAGGAAATGCTATTTTCGCGGGGGTCTATTATTCAACGCAACGATTGCTCAAGGCCCGTATGTACAGTGACTTCTTGAGTAAGTTCAATTTTTGGGGCTGGCAGGCCATTATCGTATCGGCGGCCATTACCTTGCCGTTAGGATACACCAGTACCAAAGAATACGCCGAACTTGAATGGCCCATAGATATCGCCATTACCTTGGTATGGGTCGCATTTGGTGCCAACCTTATCGGTACCATGCTTAAAAGGAGACAACGTCACCTTTACGTGGCCATTTGGTTTTATCTGGCAACTTTCGTTACCGTAGCCGTTCTGCATATTTTCAATAACCTGGAACTTCCCGTAAGCGCCCTAAAAAGTTATTCGGTCTATGCGGGCGTTCAAGATGCCTTGGTGCAGTGGTGGTACGGACATAACGCGGTAGCCTTCTTCTTGACCACACCGTTTTTGGGCCTTATGTACTACTACGTTCCAAAAGCCGCGAACAGACCGGTATACTCGTATAGATTGTCTATAGTCCACTTTTGGTCTTTGATCTTTATTTACATCTGGGCCGGACCTCACCATTTATTGTATTCCGCATTACCCGATTGGGCACAAAACCTAGGGGTTGCGTTTTCCATCATGCTTTTGGCCCCTTCTTGGGGAGGTATGATCAACGGACTCTTAACCTTGCGTGGTGCCTGGGACAAGGTTCGTACCGATCCCGTCTTAAAATTTATGGTGGTAGCGATTACCGGTTATGGTATGGCCACTTTTGAAGGCCCTATGCTTTCACTTAAAAACGTAAATGCCATTGCACACTTTAGTGACTGGATCATTGCCCACGTACACGTAGGGGCCTTGGCCTGGAACGGTTTCTTGACCTTTGGTATGATCTATTGGTTGGTACCTAAAATGACCAAGAACAAATTGTTCTCGACCAGTTTGGCAAACTTCCACTTCTGGATCGGTACCTTGGGTATCATTCTATATACCTTGCCTATGTATGTGGCCGGATTTACCCAAGCCTTGATGTGGAAAGACTTCAACCCAGATGGCACCTTGGTTTACGGTAACTTCTTAGAGACCGTACACGAAATCATGCCGATGTACTGGATGCGCGCCATTGGTGGCACCCTATATATCACCGGGGCCTGTGTAATGATCTATAACGTAGTGAGAACTATACGCTCCGGTAGCACTATAGAAGACGAATTGGCCGAAGCCGCTGCCTTGACCCGCGTTTCAAAACACAGAACCGCTGGGGAAACCTTCCATACTTGGTTGGAGCGCAAGCCTATTCAGTTGACCATTTTGGCCACCGTAGCCATTTTGATCGGAGGTATTATCCAGATCGTACCTACACTTTTGGTAAAATCGAACATCCCTACCATAACCAGTGTAAAACCCTATACGCCTTTAGAATTGGAAGGCCGTGACCTCTATATCCGTGAAGGCTGTGTAAGTTGCCACTCACAAATGGTACGCCCCTTCAGAAGCGAGGTAGAGCGTTATGGTGAATATGCAAAGGCAGGTGAATTCGTATACGACCACCCCTTCCTTTGGGGAAGTAAACGTACCGGTCCCGATTTGCTCAGGGTTGGCGGTAAATATTCCGACAACTGGCACTTGAACCACATGTACGACCCACAAAGTACCTCTTCAGGCTCTATCATGCCCTCATATTCATGGCTAGTGCGCAACAAGCACGACCGCAGTGATATACAGAAAAAAATGAAAGCCATGGTCACCTTAGGGGTTCCCTATACCGAAGAGGAGATTGAAAACGCCGATGCCCTTATGGATGCACAGGCAGAAAAAATCGAGAAAAACCTGTATACGGATCCCGATTTTGCAAAGAACTATGAGGCCGATAAAGCCAATGCCGCAGAAAACGGCGAAGAGTTCATAGAAATGAGAGACCGAGAAATCGTAGCCTTAATCGCCTACCTACAAAGGTTAGGAACCGATATCAAGGTCAAGGAAACCGGTGAAATATTATCTGACAACAAAAACTAA
- a CDS encoding cbb3-type cytochrome c oxidase N-terminal domain-containing protein, whose amino-acid sequence MKNTSTWWIKIPLIFFLIFGLTEFFVDSGEIPAFIKYPMVQVFLVFILFLLIVIAVITRAIENVMFQTLSKEGQERYIAAKSKSFQWEWGQKVYQKLLGSKPIEKEEEIILDHNYDGIRELDNNLPPWWVYLFYASIVFAVVYLARFHVFNDYNQDQEYEQEVAAAQLEIEAYKKTAKGLVDANTVELLTDAGDLKAGQTIFESNCIACHMADGGGGIGPNLTDQHWILGGGIKNVFHTISEGGRDGKGMIAWKQTLKPAEIAQVASYVLSFQGTTPANPKPAEGDLWVDPNATEQPAPAQENSTEQVIDSTSVTVN is encoded by the coding sequence ATGAAAAATACATCGACTTGGTGGATTAAAATACCACTGATTTTCTTTTTAATATTCGGCCTGACGGAATTCTTTGTTGATTCAGGAGAGATTCCGGCCTTTATAAAATACCCGATGGTACAGGTGTTTCTCGTATTCATCCTGTTCTTGCTTATCGTTATAGCGGTAATTACCAGGGCTATTGAAAACGTAATGTTCCAAACGCTTTCCAAAGAAGGCCAAGAGCGCTATATCGCCGCCAAGAGCAAATCGTTCCAATGGGAATGGGGCCAAAAAGTCTACCAAAAACTACTTGGTTCAAAACCCATTGAAAAAGAGGAAGAAATCATCCTTGACCACAATTACGACGGTATTCGCGAACTAGATAACAATCTTCCGCCGTGGTGGGTATATCTTTTCTATGCCTCCATTGTCTTTGCCGTAGTCTATTTGGCACGCTTTCACGTGTTCAACGACTATAACCAAGACCAAGAATACGAACAAGAGGTGGCCGCCGCGCAACTAGAGATCGAGGCCTACAAAAAAACCGCTAAGGGACTTGTGGATGCCAATACGGTAGAACTACTTACCGATGCGGGCGACCTTAAAGCCGGACAGACGATTTTTGAGAGCAACTGTATCGCCTGTCATATGGCCGATGGTGGTGGAGGTATCGGACCGAACCTTACCGATCAACATTGGATTTTGGGTGGAGGCATCAAAAACGTTTTCCATACCATTTCAGAAGGTGGTCGTGATGGCAAAGGTATGATTGCCTGGAAGCAAACCTTAAAACCAGCGGAAATTGCCCAGGTGGCTAGCTACGTACTAAGCTTTCAAGGTACAACACCGGCCAATCCAAAACCCGCCGAAGGTGATTTATGGGTAGACCCGAACGCTACTGAACAGCCAGCACCGGCACAAGAAAACAGTACCGAACAGGTCATCGACTCCACTTCGGTAACCGTGAACTGA
- a CDS encoding DoxX family membrane protein — MPTFKTSSILNHFKNISFLQISIAIVYLWFGVLKFFNDVSPAEELAKETITSLSFGLIPPNVSIILLALLEVGIGTFLLFDLFRKQTVIVTLLHMVCTFSTLLLLNEASFTFSPFAPTLLGQYIIKNLIIVAALISIYQGAKKA; from the coding sequence ATGCCAACTTTCAAGACCTCTTCGATTTTAAACCATTTTAAAAACATCTCTTTTCTTCAGATATCGATAGCCATTGTATATCTCTGGTTCGGAGTACTCAAATTTTTCAACGATGTAAGTCCCGCCGAAGAATTGGCCAAAGAAACCATTACATCATTGAGCTTTGGTCTTATCCCCCCGAACGTTTCAATTATACTTCTAGCCCTTTTGGAAGTCGGTATCGGCACATTCCTGCTTTTCGATTTATTTAGGAAGCAAACCGTTATCGTGACCCTATTGCATATGGTCTGTACCTTTTCCACTTTATTGCTTCTGAACGAAGCCTCTTTTACCTTCAGCCCATTCGCCCCTACATTGCTCGGCCAATATATAATCAAGAATTTGATTATCGTTGCCGCATTAATTTCTATCTATCAAGGCGCAAAAAAGGCCTAA
- the ccoS gene encoding cbb3-type cytochrome oxidase assembly protein CcoS: MSVIYVLLAISVLVAVLFFIAFIVSVKSGQYDDSYTPSVRMLFEDELVKKQKDVSIKKNKEKIQLNKQV; this comes from the coding sequence ATGAGTGTTATTTATGTGTTATTGGCCATCAGCGTTCTAGTTGCGGTCTTATTTTTCATTGCATTTATCGTTTCGGTAAAGAGCGGTCAGTACGATGATTCGTATACCCCATCGGTACGTATGCTTTTTGAAGATGAGCTGGTAAAGAAGCAAAAAGATGTCTCCATCAAGAAAAACAAAGAAAAAATCCAACTAAATAAACAGGTATAA
- a CDS encoding cytochrome cbb3 oxidase subunit CcoQ: MLKFVKGYMESIDGVATYPMISLLIFFVFFTLLFWWVFTASKSYIKEVSELPLEEDNQQNLEL, encoded by the coding sequence ATGCTCAAATTTGTAAAAGGTTACATGGAAAGTATCGATGGCGTAGCAACCTACCCCATGATATCGTTACTTATCTTCTTTGTGTTTTTCACATTGTTGTTCTGGTGGGTCTTCACCGCCTCGAAATCGTACATAAAAGAAGTGAGCGAATTGCCTTTGGAAGAAGATAACCAACAAAACCTAGAATTATGA